In Ruminococcaceae bacterium R-25, one genomic interval encodes:
- a CDS encoding acetyl esterase/lipase: MDSCDFELVKKIMASEEVIENGDGKIIVKAVPDGDGKGKMDSREFFIRSAIYAFQKSVPMKFSIEGMRQTTKTYCKDMCTKEIEESSFDIDVKGRSVKVFSYVLADKKAETLPALIYIHGGSFIASKAEFYKEPCRYTAENLGVRVFNVDYSLAPENVYPAAIEDVMATVEKLYNDCESLGVDKEHIGLFGDSAGANLALAAILDNKSDAKITYAGLFYPAVDMFSQDKLYDWNIDMYDIDEEQKELITSRLQLGRADGKGNNELMANIVFAYSGGRYEEVKCKPDVSPIYADLSGMPFTGIFTAEYDGLRIQSEYYSRLLDKAGISNKHIRYRGVSHAFLDYFGILPQAQAAILEMCDQVRKVWGI; this comes from the coding sequence ATGGACAGTTGTGATTTTGAGTTAGTTAAGAAGATTATGGCTTCTGAGGAAGTCATCGAAAACGGTGACGGCAAGATCATCGTTAAGGCAGTACCTGACGGTGACGGCAAGGGCAAGATGGATTCTCGTGAGTTCTTTATCAGAAGCGCTATCTATGCTTTCCAGAAGTCAGTTCCGATGAAGTTCTCCATTGAGGGAATGCGTCAGACGACTAAGACTTACTGCAAGGATATGTGCACGAAGGAAATCGAAGAGAGTTCCTTTGATATCGATGTTAAGGGCAGAAGCGTTAAGGTGTTTTCTTATGTTCTCGCTGACAAAAAGGCAGAGACTCTTCCCGCATTGATCTATATCCACGGCGGATCTTTTATAGCTTCGAAAGCAGAGTTTTACAAAGAACCCTGCCGCTATACAGCTGAGAACCTTGGTGTAAGAGTCTTTAACGTTGACTACAGCCTTGCTCCGGAAAATGTTTATCCGGCAGCTATTGAGGATGTTATGGCAACTGTTGAAAAGCTTTATAACGACTGTGAGTCTTTAGGCGTTGATAAAGAGCACATCGGATTGTTCGGTGACAGTGCCGGCGCAAACCTTGCTCTTGCAGCTATCCTGGATAACAAGTCTGATGCAAAGATCACTTATGCAGGCTTGTTTTATCCCGCAGTTGATATGTTTTCACAGGATAAGCTCTACGACTGGAATATCGATATGTACGATATCGATGAGGAGCAGAAGGAACTCATTACTTCCAGACTCCAGCTCGGAAGAGCAGACGGTAAGGGCAATAACGAACTTATGGCAAATATCGTATTTGCTTATTCGGGCGGCCGCTATGAAGAAGTTAAATGCAAACCGGATGTAAGCCCTATCTATGCTGACTTAAGCGGCATGCCTTTTACGGGCATATTTACAGCTGAATATGATGGACTCCGCATTCAGTCAGAATATTATTCCAGGCTTTTGGATAAGGCCGGAATTTCCAATAAGCACATCAGATACAGAGGCGTGTCACATGCTTTCCTTGATTATTTCGGAATCCTGCCTCAGGCACAGGCAGCTATCCTCGAGATGTGCGATCAGGTAAGAAAGGTTTGGGGAATCTAA
- a CDS encoding DegV family protein with EDD domain: MADYVILTDSSTDLTKDLRKRFGIDDYLPGNITFPDGHTEDSTLDWENISPQDFYTSMSKDSMYTTGIKNIEVQEAFFEKYLKQGLDILSISLSHSLSNTFDSCRKAAQNLLEKYPERKIICVDSLRYSGGDGLLCSYAGEMKQEGKSLEEVAEWLENNKHRCHQTGTVDDLKFLAKMGRCSNVSAFMGSLINIKPIAEFNRDGMNQIITKVTGYKKLFSAVIEYMKATIDPEPKRIFVSHTFRKAQWLQLQELIRENFPTAEIIPTTVNMANGSSIGPGMVVAFYMGKEISEGLAEETKILEEIKAKL, translated from the coding sequence ATGGCTGATTATGTAATTCTCACAGACAGCTCAACAGACCTTACAAAGGATCTCAGAAAGAGATTCGGCATTGACGATTATCTTCCGGGAAATATCACATTCCCTGACGGACATACCGAAGACTCTACGCTCGACTGGGAGAATATCTCACCTCAGGATTTCTATACATCAATGTCCAAGGATTCCATGTATACAACAGGTATCAAGAACATTGAGGTTCAGGAGGCATTTTTCGAGAAGTATCTGAAGCAGGGTCTTGATATCCTCTCCATCTCGCTTTCTCATTCTCTTTCAAATACATTCGATTCATGCAGAAAGGCAGCTCAGAACCTTCTGGAAAAGTATCCTGAAAGAAAGATCATCTGCGTTGACTCACTCCGTTATTCCGGTGGTGACGGTCTCCTTTGCTCTTATGCAGGTGAGATGAAGCAGGAAGGCAAGTCTTTGGAAGAAGTTGCCGAGTGGCTCGAAAACAATAAGCACAGATGCCACCAGACAGGTACAGTTGACGATCTTAAGTTCCTTGCTAAGATGGGACGTTGCTCAAATGTTTCCGCATTCATGGGATCACTCATCAACATCAAGCCTATCGCTGAGTTCAACCGCGACGGTATGAACCAGATCATCACAAAGGTTACAGGCTATAAGAAGCTTTTCTCTGCTGTGATCGAATACATGAAGGCTACTATCGATCCTGAGCCGAAGAGAATCTTCGTATCCCACACATTCCGTAAGGCACAGTGGCTCCAGCTCCAGGAACTTATCCGCGAGAATTTCCCTACTGCAGAGATCATTCCTACAACAGTCAACATGGCTAACGGTTCTTCCATCGGCCCCGGCATGGTAGTTGCTTTCTACATGGGTAAAGAAATCTCCGAAGGTCTTGCTGAAGAGACAAAGATCTTAGAAGAGATCAAGGCTAAGCTCTGA
- a CDS encoding alpha-beta hydrolase superfamily lysophospholipase: MNPVLAIILIVLAVLLIGGFIFMWVFCMKIAKKQYANMFIRDSQQKWARGNSAPENAEHTVMFDTGMKWGNENASYMTEIEVTSFDGLKMKGEYFDFGYDKAAIIMAGRAETCKYCYYFADLYQKNKYNIIVVDPRAAGLSEGKYTGSGILEGKDLDAWIRKVHEQFKIDHFVIHGICIGSVAAINVAAEHNPYVDAIVLEGPFISFYNVLKQRTKNLGKPTFPVCLQMGLLFKKYAKIDIFKNKPIKAIRNVEVPQLMICGRQDVSSLPKYFDMINDASGSKRKQMVWFDEGAHSHLRIRNLEAYDKAVTDFINYKG, encoded by the coding sequence ATGAATCCTGTATTAGCAATAATTTTAATAGTTTTAGCTGTACTGCTTATCGGCGGTTTTATCTTCATGTGGGTCTTCTGCATGAAGATCGCCAAAAAGCAGTATGCGAACATGTTTATCCGTGACTCACAGCAAAAGTGGGCCAGGGGAAACAGCGCGCCCGAAAACGCCGAGCACACGGTAATGTTCGATACCGGCATGAAGTGGGGCAATGAGAACGCTTCCTACATGACCGAGATCGAAGTTACTTCTTTTGACGGCCTCAAGATGAAGGGCGAATATTTTGATTTCGGATATGATAAGGCAGCGATAATAATGGCGGGCAGGGCAGAGACCTGCAAATATTGCTATTATTTCGCTGATCTCTATCAGAAAAATAAATACAACATTATTGTTGTAGACCCCAGAGCTGCAGGCCTTAGCGAAGGCAAGTATACAGGTTCGGGAATCTTAGAGGGAAAAGATCTTGATGCATGGATCAGAAAGGTCCATGAGCAGTTTAAGATCGACCACTTCGTTATCCACGGTATCTGCATCGGTTCTGTTGCTGCGATAAATGTTGCAGCTGAGCATAATCCTTATGTCGATGCGATCGTTTTGGAAGGACCTTTTATTTCTTTCTACAATGTATTGAAGCAGAGGACAAAGAACCTTGGAAAGCCCACATTCCCTGTATGTCTTCAGATGGGACTTCTTTTCAAGAAATATGCAAAGATCGACATTTTCAAGAATAAGCCCATTAAGGCCATAAGGAATGTCGAAGTGCCCCAGCTCATGATCTGCGGCAGGCAGGACGTTTCATCACTGCCTAAGTATTTCGACATGATAAACGATGCCAGCGGCTCAAAAAGAAAGCAGATGGTCTGGTTTGATGAGGGCGCACACTCTCATTTGAGGATCAGGAATCTTGAAGCTTACGATAAGGCAGTCACTGACTTCATCAATTACAAAGGCTAA
- a CDS encoding zinc ribbon protein yields the protein MFCTNCGSQFEDGNAFCPNCGTKVETVAQPVVEPAPVAAPVEVAPVAAAPVAAAPVYATPVEPAPAPAPTAVPVAPVAPVQPVYAATPVATPIAGADNELAKSCMIMGIVAVACCITYYFAFVGIIFGAIGLSKAKKFMEDAGQLFGKAKVGKYLSLGGLIGGCVLTGITLFYILMMVIAAIGSNY from the coding sequence ATGTTTTGTACAAATTGCGGATCACAATTTGAAGATGGTAATGCTTTCTGCCCTAACTGCGGAACAAAGGTTGAAACAGTAGCTCAGCCTGTTGTTGAACCTGCTCCTGTAGCAGCTCCCGTTGAAGTAGCACCTGTTGCCGCTGCACCCGTTGCGGCAGCTCCTGTATATGCTACACCCGTTGAACCTGCTCCTGCACCGGCACCCACTGCAGTACCTGTTGCTCCTGTTGCACCCGTTCAGCCCGTTTATGCAGCTACACCTGTTGCTACACCTATCGCAGGCGCTGACAACGAACTTGCTAAGAGTTGCATGATCATGGGCATCGTCGCTGTAGCTTGCTGCATCACATATTACTTCGCTTTCGTTGGCATCATCTTTGGTGCTATCGGTCTTTCAAAGGCAAAGAAGTTCATGGAAGATGCTGGTCAGCTCTTCGGTAAGGCTAAGGTTGGTAAGTACCTCTCATTGGGCGGACTTATCGGCGGCTGCGTACTCACAGGTATCACACTGTTCTACATCCTCATGATGGTTATCGCAGCAATCGGAAGCAACTACTGA
- a CDS encoding 1-acyl-sn-glycerol-3-phosphate acyltransferase, protein MFLIRWLLILNSIIPALILFPIKKIYLRKEIKQKYKGPKIIAMNHTAFLDYVEALLAFPGRRKYVLVGAQFYAFNPFLTFLLKAMGVIRVDEVTGNMDAVNKAVEVLNKGCDILIFPEGHIETEGKLMEYKQAAALISLSSGCPIVPVFHNGRIGPGKRDLVFVGSYMYPDTYICREGLDTLQDRAEAFTRELQERTETYRQFYLRNFLIADGEKLKRPKYAGFLYNFMKATAMPGIKLLMRTKITYGGDLARGTRYMDKGMVIVANHSWWIDSALLYYVFKRVYCRSLAAKDVAEVNKSWGFFEKAMGCVLLDRSGFDWNSLKTMMNGLKNHEPFIIFPEGHMNYDDELIEFQKGPAMLSIYTKRPVVPVYIHTSYKMFKPTRFVVGDPIEFDKEGLVTDNESLEKANEIMREALYSLKRQAISETKPGMNSYIRKIRAEMKANLEKISKEIEEARSAKAGGK, encoded by the coding sequence ATGTTTTTAATCAGATGGCTCCTTATCTTAAACAGCATAATCCCTGCTTTGATCCTTTTCCCGATAAAGAAGATATATCTTCGTAAGGAAATAAAGCAGAAGTATAAGGGCCCTAAGATCATTGCCATGAACCACACTGCGTTCCTGGATTATGTAGAAGCTTTGCTCGCATTCCCGGGAAGGAGAAAGTACGTGCTCGTAGGAGCGCAGTTCTATGCATTTAATCCGTTTCTTACGTTCCTTTTGAAGGCAATGGGCGTTATCCGTGTTGATGAAGTTACAGGCAACATGGATGCTGTAAATAAAGCTGTTGAGGTGCTTAACAAAGGCTGCGATATCCTGATCTTCCCGGAAGGTCATATTGAGACCGAAGGAAAGCTCATGGAATATAAGCAGGCGGCAGCTCTTATCTCATTAAGCTCTGGCTGTCCTATCGTTCCTGTTTTCCATAACGGACGTATCGGACCGGGCAAAAGGGATCTGGTATTTGTAGGAAGCTACATGTATCCGGATACTTATATCTGCCGTGAAGGCCTTGATACATTGCAGGACAGGGCAGAGGCATTTACAAGAGAACTCCAGGAGAGGACTGAAACTTACAGGCAGTTCTATTTAAGAAACTTCCTTATTGCCGATGGCGAAAAGTTAAAGCGCCCGAAGTATGCAGGTTTCCTTTATAACTTCATGAAGGCTACGGCTATGCCGGGTATTAAACTCCTCATGAGAACGAAGATCACTTACGGAGGTGATCTTGCCCGCGGTACAAGATATATGGACAAGGGCATGGTAATTGTCGCAAACCATTCCTGGTGGATCGATTCTGCGCTTCTTTACTATGTTTTCAAGAGAGTTTACTGCAGGAGCCTCGCTGCAAAGGATGTTGCTGAAGTTAATAAGTCATGGGGCTTTTTCGAAAAGGCAATGGGATGCGTACTGCTCGACAGGTCCGGATTTGACTGGAACTCGTTGAAGACCATGATGAACGGTCTTAAGAACCATGAGCCTTTCATTATCTTCCCGGAAGGACATATGAATTACGATGATGAACTCATAGAATTCCAGAAGGGACCTGCTATGCTCTCGATCTACACAAAGAGGCCCGTAGTGCCTGTTTATATTCATACATCTTATAAAATGTTCAAGCCTACAAGATTCGTTGTCGGAGACCCGATTGAGTTTGACAAAGAAGGGCTTGTAACAGATAATGAGTCTTTGGAGAAAGCCAATGAAATAATGCGCGAAGCCTTATACAGCTTGAAGCGTCAGGCGATTTCCGAGACCAAGCCCGGTATGAATTCTTACATCAGAAAGATAAGAGCCGAGATGAAGGCGAATCTTGAAAAGATCAGTAAGGAAATCGAAGAGGCAAGGAGTGCAAAAGCTGGTGGAAAATAG
- a CDS encoding fatty-acyl-CoA synthase, translated as MLTCFSTLACPDFSWQDIYSMAKDFNFNGIEIRGLGQDIFSVKAPPFTEANLPKTVAKLKELKLAIPCLSSGEPVNNLETKDKAIAEIRAYIELANKLGTSYIRVLGDRNPAPEKEIDDEVVISIMKELVPYAEEMNVTLLLETNGVYCDTKRLKRVLDAIGSRKAAALWDMHHPYRFMGETPTETVNNLGEYIKHVHVKDSVMVDGKVSYKLMGMGDMPLKEMFDALTSIDYLGYVSLEWVYRWSKDLDSAGIVIPQFANYMESYRPQKKFELQMDTRGTGYYPWPKETLIDLTFPDVLDKICELFPNQYAFRYTELDYTRTYPEFRDDVDNLARAFLAMGCKKGDHIAIWATNVPQWYLTFWAATKIGCVLVTVNTAYKIHEIEYLLRQSDTCTLVMIDKYKDSDYIQIINEICPELKDSEPGKLESARLPVLKNVITCESHVPGCFHWDELPKLAEKVNVSDVEKIRRTIDKHDVCNMQYTSGTTGFPKGVMLTHYNVVNNGKAIGDCMDLSSFDRMMIQVPMFHCFGMVLAMTASVTHAVTMSPITAFSPRKGLHCINQEKITCFHGVPTMFIAMLGHENFPKTDFSHMRTGIMAGSPCPIKTMEEVIEKMHMPEIVITYGQTEASPATTMSKTTDTIEQRVNTVGPSIFGVETKIVDPETGEELPDGVPGEFCARGYNIMKGYYKMPEATAAAIDEDGWLHSGDLALKRPEDGYYKITGRIKDMIIRGGENIYPKEIEDFLYTHPKIQDVQVIGVPDADYGEEILAAVVLKPGEESSEEEIKEYVKTHMAKHKIPRYVDFVDGFPMNAAGKILKYKMREEAVERHGLENANKIVTA; from the coding sequence ATGTTAACTTGCTTTTCAACACTCGCATGCCCTGATTTTTCATGGCAGGACATTTACTCAATGGCAAAGGACTTCAATTTCAACGGAATTGAGATCAGAGGCCTCGGCCAGGATATATTCTCAGTCAAGGCTCCGCCGTTTACTGAAGCAAATCTTCCTAAGACAGTAGCTAAGCTCAAGGAATTAAAGCTCGCTATCCCTTGTCTTTCATCAGGTGAGCCTGTAAATAATCTTGAGACAAAGGATAAGGCGATCGCTGAGATCCGTGCTTACATCGAGCTCGCTAATAAGCTCGGCACATCTTATATCCGTGTCTTGGGTGACCGTAATCCCGCGCCCGAAAAAGAGATCGACGACGAAGTCGTTATCTCTATCATGAAAGAGCTCGTTCCTTATGCAGAGGAAATGAACGTTACATTGCTCCTTGAGACAAACGGTGTTTACTGCGATACAAAGAGACTGAAGAGAGTTCTTGATGCCATCGGTTCACGTAAGGCAGCTGCTCTCTGGGATATGCATCACCCTTACAGATTCATGGGCGAGACTCCTACAGAGACAGTAAATAACCTTGGCGAATATATAAAGCACGTTCACGTAAAAGACTCCGTCATGGTTGACGGCAAAGTTTCCTATAAGCTCATGGGCATGGGCGACATGCCTTTGAAGGAAATGTTCGATGCTCTTACATCAATCGACTATCTCGGTTATGTATCTCTGGAGTGGGTCTACAGATGGTCCAAGGATCTGGATTCTGCAGGCATCGTTATTCCTCAGTTCGCAAATTATATGGAATCCTACCGTCCTCAGAAGAAGTTCGAGCTTCAGATGGACACAAGAGGTACAGGTTACTATCCCTGGCCCAAGGAAACATTGATCGACCTCACATTCCCGGATGTATTGGATAAGATCTGCGAGCTTTTCCCGAACCAGTATGCGTTCCGTTACACAGAGCTCGACTACACACGTACATATCCTGAATTCAGAGACGACGTAGATAACCTCGCTCGTGCTTTCCTCGCAATGGGATGCAAGAAAGGTGACCACATTGCAATCTGGGCAACCAATGTTCCCCAATGGTATCTGACATTCTGGGCAGCAACTAAGATCGGCTGCGTACTCGTAACTGTTAACACAGCTTACAAGATCCACGAGATCGAGTATCTTTTGAGACAGTCCGACACTTGCACACTCGTCATGATCGACAAGTATAAGGACAGCGACTATATCCAGATCATCAACGAGATCTGCCCTGAATTAAAGGATTCCGAACCCGGTAAGCTCGAATCAGCAAGACTTCCTGTATTAAAGAACGTTATCACATGTGAGTCACACGTTCCGGGCTGCTTCCACTGGGATGAGCTTCCTAAGTTGGCTGAAAAGGTCAATGTTTCTGACGTTGAGAAGATCCGTCGTACTATTGATAAGCACGATGTCTGCAACATGCAGTACACTTCCGGCACAACAGGATTCCCTAAGGGCGTTATGCTCACACACTATAACGTCGTTAACAACGGAAAGGCAATCGGCGACTGCATGGATCTGTCATCCTTCGACCGCATGATGATCCAGGTTCCTATGTTCCACTGCTTCGGCATGGTACTCGCAATGACAGCATCTGTAACTCATGCAGTTACAATGTCTCCTATCACTGCATTCTCACCTCGAAAAGGCTTACACTGCATCAATCAGGAGAAGATCACATGCTTCCACGGCGTTCCTACGATGTTCATCGCAATGTTAGGTCACGAGAACTTCCCGAAGACAGACTTCTCCCACATGAGAACAGGTATCATGGCAGGTTCACCTTGCCCGATCAAGACAATGGAAGAAGTTATCGAGAAGATGCACATGCCTGAGATCGTTATCACATACGGCCAGACAGAAGCTTCTCCTGCAACAACAATGTCCAAGACAACTGACACAATTGAGCAGAGAGTTAATACCGTAGGACCTTCCATCTTCGGCGTTGAGACAAAGATCGTTGATCCTGAGACAGGTGAGGAACTCCCTGACGGTGTACCCGGCGAGTTCTGCGCACGCGGTTACAACATCATGAAGGGTTACTACAAGATGCCCGAAGCAACAGCCGCTGCTATCGATGAAGACGGCTGGCTCCACTCAGGCGACCTGGCCCTCAAGAGACCTGAAGACGGTTACTACAAGATCACCGGACGTATCAAGGACATGATCATCCGCGGCGGCGAAAATATCTATCCTAAGGAGATCGAAGACTTCCTTTATACACATCCCAAGATCCAGGATGTTCAGGTAATCGGTGTTCCTGACGCTGACTACGGCGAAGAGATCCTCGCAGCTGTAGTTCTTAAGCCCGGCGAAGAGTCATCCGAAGAAGAGATCAAGGAATATGTTAAGACACACATGGCTAAGCATAAGATCCCGAGATACGTTGACTTCGTTGACGGTTTCCCGATGAATGCGGCAGGCAAGATCTT
- a CDS encoding glycosyltransferase involved in cell wall biosynthesis — protein MKTAVLLPVYNPDEKFLRLVEELYKRGFKVVAVNDGSLERCDEFFKRAQPYADIIGYKENKGKGFALKRGFEYIGNNLAEEVDYIVTADSDGQHAIEDIERVAKLTRKTDGIVLGMRDLSEKIPIKSRIGNDMSKIVYTIVTGVYLRDNQSGLRGFPTRLCMWLQDIPGNKYEFELNVLATAHKEGMKVTGIDIKTIYENNNKNTHFRPIKDTIRIQRSLWAYGLISALLYTLYLLTISILVWFNIPFFYFWLIGIYIWNTAMHAVLNVFSAGIRHKQKISVIYYITCSIKYFISTLVMLLFYFMGWNMFLGGVLCLVIIMLLSYVFGRSGILGKV, from the coding sequence TTGAAGACTGCGGTTCTTTTGCCTGTTTATAATCCTGACGAGAAGTTCCTTCGACTTGTCGAAGAGCTTTATAAGCGAGGCTTTAAGGTTGTTGCCGTTAATGACGGCAGCCTTGAAAGATGCGATGAGTTCTTCAAGAGGGCACAGCCTTATGCAGACATTATCGGCTATAAGGAGAACAAGGGCAAGGGCTTTGCCTTGAAGCGCGGGTTCGAGTATATCGGTAATAACCTGGCTGAAGAAGTCGACTATATAGTTACCGCAGATTCTGACGGTCAGCACGCAATCGAAGATATCGAGCGTGTCGCTAAGCTCACCAGAAAGACTGACGGTATTGTACTTGGCATGCGTGACCTTTCTGAGAAGATCCCGATCAAGTCCAGGATCGGCAACGATATGTCTAAGATCGTTTATACGATCGTTACGGGTGTTTACTTAAGAGACAACCAGTCAGGCTTAAGAGGTTTCCCCACAAGACTTTGCATGTGGCTCCAGGATATTCCCGGAAATAAATATGAGTTCGAGCTTAATGTCCTTGCGACAGCGCATAAAGAGGGCATGAAGGTTACCGGAATCGACATTAAGACAATCTACGAGAACAACAATAAGAATACGCATTTCAGACCTATTAAGGATACTATCAGGATCCAGAGATCGCTTTGGGCTTATGGTCTTATTTCAGCGTTGCTTTATACGCTTTATCTTCTGACCATATCCATATTGGTATGGTTCAACATACCGTTTTTCTATTTCTGGCTCATCGGTATCTATATCTGGAATACGGCTATGCATGCGGTCCTTAATGTTTTCTCTGCAGGTATCAGACACAAGCAGAAGATCAGCGTTATCTACTACATTACGTGTTCGATCAAGTATTTCATCTCGACCCTGGTAATGCTCCTGTTCTATTTCATGGGCTGGAACATGTTCCTGGGCGGTGTGCTTTGTTTGGTGATAATCATGTTGTTAAGTTACGTCTTCGGACGCTCCGGAATATTGGGAAAGGTTTAA
- a CDS encoding long-subunit acyl-CoA synthetase (AMP-forming) — MVSKIVTENIEALKNAPQTFESIYTIIKNRFTSELFGEWLENGEICRMSYYELYERVDLFSKAAITYAEKQESSSKFVGIFLENSCDWVALFWGLLQAGFKPILLNTRHNININNDIVKEMDPVFVVSEDKRVDRAVSVKDLLEEGKSVKFDKSMVNWADEIILITSGSTSKPKIISHSGKTICLQVEMSADIVKTNQSIQYNAKLDIHNLAFLPFYHIFGLIATLMWFMFFGRGFVFLPKYDAQSIQFVCKRVGVTHFFAIPLVWNKTVAALEREVAKQGKTEKFNKAIRFSNKLQNIFPLLGPVIVRNIIFKKVRSQLMGEKLAFLISGGGFIAPRTLEVLNGLGYSIYAGYGLTECGVICVELSRKSKFRNGTSTGKIFSNVKYKISEQGELLIPKDHSMNGIYVDGKFNEFNEDFYPTNDLVNIDETGRLHIIGRLDDVIIGPNGENISPEEIESRIDKGAFTQEAMINCQLPGAEEKQMVLVLADDGTMGAFEKASSLKSVFTSIDTLTMSERPVKVLNLIGTMPENFKGIDRKALSQKLEKMELFATECTRPTEEEVTRTRTAEYTELISKVCDVYAEVLNKDRSEITETSNFVTLGGDSMEYVEMLSKVAEATGRNLNMTETPLITPMAIADYLIEQNKESKE; from the coding sequence ATGGTTTCGAAGATAGTTACAGAGAATATCGAAGCGCTTAAGAATGCGCCGCAGACGTTCGAGTCGATCTATACGATCATAAAGAACAGGTTCACCAGTGAGCTTTTCGGCGAATGGCTCGAAAACGGTGAGATCTGCAGAATGTCCTATTACGAGCTTTACGAGAGGGTGGATCTCTTTTCTAAGGCTGCAATCACATATGCAGAAAAGCAGGAATCAAGCAGCAAGTTCGTTGGAATCTTTCTTGAGAACTCATGCGATTGGGTAGCTTTGTTCTGGGGCCTTTTGCAGGCAGGCTTTAAGCCGATCCTTCTTAACACAAGACATAACATCAACATCAATAACGACATCGTTAAAGAGATGGATCCTGTTTTTGTAGTATCTGAAGATAAGAGAGTCGACAGGGCTGTTTCTGTTAAGGACCTTCTCGAAGAGGGCAAATCAGTCAAGTTCGATAAGTCCATGGTTAATTGGGCTGACGAGATCATCCTCATCACATCAGGTTCTACATCAAAGCCTAAGATCATCAGCCACAGCGGCAAGACGATCTGTCTGCAGGTTGAGATGAGCGCTGATATCGTAAAGACAAACCAGTCTATCCAGTACAATGCAAAGCTCGATATCCATAATCTTGCGTTCCTGCCGTTCTATCACATCTTCGGCCTTATCGCGACCCTGATGTGGTTCATGTTCTTCGGTAGAGGATTCGTATTCCTTCCGAAGTACGATGCACAGAGCATTCAGTTTGTATGTAAGAGAGTAGGAGTTACTCATTTCTTTGCTATTCCTTTGGTCTGGAACAAGACTGTTGCAGCACTTGAGAGGGAAGTTGCAAAGCAGGGAAAGACTGAGAAGTTTAATAAAGCTATCAGGTTCTCCAATAAGCTTCAGAATATTTTCCCGCTCTTGGGACCTGTCATTGTCAGGAATATCATTTTCAAGAAGGTAAGAAGCCAGCTCATGGGCGAAAAACTCGCTTTCCTTATCTCCGGTGGCGGATTTATTGCACCCAGAACACTTGAAGTTCTCAATGGTCTGGGCTATTCGATCTATGCAGGCTACGGCCTTACTGAGTGCGGCGTTATCTGCGTTGAGCTCTCAAGAAAGTCCAAGTTCAGAAACGGCACGAGCACTGGTAAGATCTTCAGCAATGTTAAGTATAAGATCAGTGAGCAGGGCGAACTTTTGATCCCTAAGGATCACTCAATGAACGGCATCTATGTTGATGGAAAGTTCAATGAGTTTAATGAAGATTTCTATCCCACTAACGATCTCGTTAATATCGATGAGACCGGAAGACTTCATATCATCGGACGTTTGGACGACGTCATCATCGGACCTAATGGTGAGAACATCTCACCTGAAGAGATCGAATCACGTATCGACAAGGGCGCTTTCACACAGGAGGCTATGATCAACTGCCAGCTCCCCGGAGCAGAAGAGAAGCAGATGGTTCTTGTTCTTGCAGATGACGGCACGATGGGCGCTTTCGAGAAAGCGTCATCACTTAAGTCAGTATTCACATCGATCGATACACTTACAATGTCCGAGAGACCTGTTAAGGTGCTTAACCTTATCGGCACGATGCCTGAGAACTTCAAAGGCATTGACCGTAAAGCTTTGAGCCAGAAGCTCGAAAAGATGGAGCTCTTTGCAACCGAATGTACAAGACCTACTGAAGAGGAAGTTACACGTACAAGAACTGCAGAATATACCGAGCTTATCTCCAAAGTTTGTGATGTATATGCTGAAGTTCTTAACAAGGACAGATCAGAGATCACTGAAACATCTAATTTCGTTACGCTTGGCGGCGATTCGATGGAATATGTCGAGATGCTCTCCAAAGTTGCTGAAGCTACAGGCAGAAATCTCAACATGACTGAGACTCCGCTTATTACGCCTATGGCAATTGCGGATTATCTTATCGAACAGAATAAGGAGTCAAAAGAATAA